ttaaaattttatcaataaaattttcaaatttattttgtattggtTAAAATTTGGTTGAATGTATAggtaattatgtttttatttcagaaatatataaatcacttattttttaatacatatggcaattaaaatgaaatgaaTGGAATGGACTAACTTTCACCCATTCAATTATAATAATATCGCGAAATATGAACCGTTCAAATACATTTAAATAAACAACGTTCGATGTCAGCTCCATTAGTTAAGTCTggttgttttataaaattaaaccaTTGTATAATTTAAAGGGACTAGATCAATATtataataagttaataacttttttttttttgaacaaccagACTTAACTAATGAACTGTTCACGTAACCAGATTGTATAATTTAAAGGGACTAgatcaatattaactttttttttttttttttttgttcaaaaaaaaaaaagttaataactAAAGTGTCATATcctctctttttgttttgtaacaCTAAAGTGTCAAATCCTAGTCACATGTTTATGACTCCCTCGAAGAtttcattttttagaaaatcgtaagcGGATTTAGGCTATTCGTGGGCCTTTACAATGTTTTCATTGTGAAGGCATTTAGTGAGCTCTAAGTGGGTTTTCTTACTGTATATATAGCAAATTTTTCTTCATCGTCTCTATGTGTGTATGACTTACTCATACGGCCTAATTCTGCATTGGTCTTTAAGGCCTTACAGATTATGGGCTCTGTTGCCATATTGACTTCTCTAATTCGCCTACCAGATAAACCACCTCAATTAATACACTTTCATTTCTATTATAACCGGTGTTTCTAAAACCGGACCGACCCGACGGTTGGACCGGATTCAATCATAAACCGAATATCTATTCGGGTTGGATCTAATAATTGGTTCGACTATGAACTGTTCACGTAACCAGATTAGATCTCAAAATTATTAAACTCCTAAAACTATCaaaagtttataaatcattcatataaacataaaattattagtttatatttataatattttatgtttaaaatttatttatattttaattatttattatatttactaacattacttttaaatttataaaataaaaatatattaaaccagATTATTGAACTAGGTTTGACCCGATTGAACAATATTGAACCGTGATCCAAAAACTTTCCGGTTCAGTTTCTGGTCCGGTTTTATAATCACTAACTATAACTGATTATTACTGTTTGGTATATGTTAGATACAAAATTGTACAATTGAAGAAACACATTACCTGGTGTCACTTATATACATTTTCAGTGGGAATAGTCATGTCAACTTTTTGCGTTAGGTTGATTGAGTTGGTCTTATTAATGTGTGTTCTTTCTACATCATTTGTTCATAGAACTTATATGGTACGAATTGAGTACTCAGAAGTCCCTTTTTAACCTTAATGTGACTGATGGGAGACCTACATGTTATTTTTTGTCTATGGCTTATTGGACGATGACAAAATAGTTAAACAAAGCATGAATTTAAACCatcttaaaaatcataaaaataagcATTGACCATGCAGAGTGATGTATAATACTCCGCTTTATCTAAGCGTGTATATGCATAACGTAACAAACAAATTATTAGTGCATAAACATGTTTTTATATCTTGACAGGCATAGGTTATGCAATCAACTTTGCATAGATACACTGGCGCATAACtgatactaatatatatatgaaataagcTGGATCTTCAGAAAATGAAGATGAGACTTTTTCCTAGAACGCAATAACAGGTTTCGAGAAATGATATTGGAAACTAAACTGCAAAACACGATAGGCTTCGAATAAAGGGACAGCGATGCAGAGTGTGGGGTTCCTTCTAATAATTGTAGAAGAAACTCAAGAGAACTTGATCTACCAGAGGTGAGGTGATGACTCGTGACAGGTATATATCTACGACATTGTATGTAGCCTAGGCACTAATctattcttatatatttatagtatatttGATCGCTTTGTTCATTTATTGGTCTAGAATTTTAACAAGACGACATGGCATATGTATCTGAATTTGTCTGAAGTTTTGTCACATAGCTTTATTTGATAATATAGTACGGAAGAGTATCAGGATTCGCGAGCATGTGAATTTTGACTGACTAATCACTTAGCTATGTGATATCGTTAttcattaaccaaaaaaataaaattgatatcaCGACTTGTTTTTTAGCAAATCTATTGTTCTATTCAATTCCGTTAGTCATTTTTAAAACTGATGATTCCTTCAGTTTGTAGCGGTACTTGTCAATCAAATGTTCCAGTTCTAGAGTTGAGACTTGGGATTTTAAACGAAATTCAACAAATTAAGGGCATGAGCTTGGGGTAGACAATAATGCTTTGTTGCTTTGTATCGAGACAAACGAGAAAATCATGATGAGCTATGCATAAGTGCCGTTGGCTAATTAAGGGTTCTTATATGCATAAACCAATGAACATATGCGTAAAATGAACAGAAAAAAAGCACAACTATCTGAAAAAGTATATAGAATACTAACATCCTCAGGTGGGAAATTCAGAGTGAGGACATTGAAAGGTATATATAGAATCGATACGAAAATAGTATGACTTAGTTAGTGGAGAGTGTTTTTAATTAGAACAATAGGATTGAAggagaataaaacaaataagCATGCCCTAGATTCCGGTGATTAATAATTACACCATGTTGTTAAATAAGGGAATGAAATATGACGCATGGTTTGGTTTGTACGGGTTAGtgtgaaaaaacaaataaaaatatgaatgaaATGAGGAAATCTGGAATACTCAGCAAAGAAGGTATAACGAAGaagatcaagagagaaagggaagaaAAAGTGGTGGCAGAGAATGGAGAGAGAGGTTAGGAGGCAAAAAAAATGTGGAGCTTTGATGATGTTGATGCACGCCGTCAGCTTTTCTTCACGCCTGCTCCCAGTCACTCACACCTATAAACATTCTCTCTCCGTTATATAAGTATATTCACATGTCTCTAGGTAAATTCTATAACCATATATGCAAACCAGAGTAGCCAAggacattttataatttctattgGTCTATATATACCATTTCCAATAATTTACTctaatttttattctaaaatagaataatccTATAATAGCgttgtaatatattttaatgtaatctATTTTAGAGCAAAAACTAatatgatgaacaaaaaaaacaatttactatatatatagaataaactcaattttattctattatggagtgaaaaatataatatcattgaaatatttttactctaaattttattttataatggaAAATAGATTGGAACTAGAGATAGGATGTATAGAATagtcttttacttttttctattttacaCCATTACCATAGTACTTGAACCAATTTCGTTTCACATATTTGGCCTATACATAAGGAAACAGCTTATTATATACGCCTTGGGGGGGGGGGTATTTTCGTTGTATTATATAACTGTTCAACACGTATCATGTCGTTTTCAATTTTTCTAGGTGTCCAGAATCACATATTCATATACATGTGTGATGTATATGCGTGGTGAATAACCAACGTAATTACAATGTTGCATGAGAGACGTAAtgtagaagaagaaatatacGGAGAGGTTAGTCGGGTGGATCGATGTAAAAAGAAGGAAAAGCGAAACCCACTAAGCCATTACATGATATCGACCTTCTtatccttttcttcttctttttgaaactattgtttattttttctcattttctttttgtcagaACTTTTTATACTTGATGAAACCTCCAAACTATCTAACTAATCAATTCCCAcgtaaataaacaatatataagttatatactTTGTGTAGTTATGACAAGATTGAAGAAGTGCCTAAGAACCACTATAacattataaataactaaatattttatgtagAATGTAAATGTGAAACTAGTAGGATCGTTGTGTCCATGGTTAATTAATTTGAACGATCATCAGTTAGGGCTatagtaaaaaaacaaacaaaaacattctTGAAAGAGAAagaatattgttttaataagacccatcttttctctctctaattATGTCTTCACTAAACCCAATTAGATTCAAACAATCTATTCAGTCCAAAAGATAAACATGGGACAACAATTCGATGCAGAAATATCCTCTTTCCATGCTCCATTGAGTCCATTCTTTCTTTAAATTACTAATACTAATTTTAAAACTCACAAAGACCACCAAACCCATTCTCTACAACTCATATTCATCAAAGATTCACCCACTCCCAccgaagaaaaaatatatatatatataaacacatgATGCTGATGCAATATACATAACAAAGTATTAAATCTTAGATATTGTGGGTCTCCCATCTCTCTTGTTGTCCTCTATACATTTTCTTATTCATattaaagagagaaaaatgGATACTCTCTTTAGGTTAGTCAGTCTCCAACAACAGCAACAATCCGATAGCATCATTACAAATCAATCTTCGCTAAGCAGAACCTCTACCACCACTAGTGGCTCTCCACAAACTGCTTATCACTACAACTACAACAACCTCCCACCAAACGACCTTGTCGAAGAATGCTACAACTTATTCATGGATGAAGAAgacctttcctcttcttcctctcatCACCACAACAACAATCCTAACAGCTACTACTCTCCTTTCACTACTCCCACCCAATACCATCCCGCCACCTCATCAACCCCTTCCTCCACCGCAGCCGCAGCTGCCTTGGCCTCACCGTACTCCTCCTCCggccaccacaatgacccttccgCTTTCTCCATCCCTCAGACTCCTCCTTCCTTCGACGTCTCATCCAATGCAAAGTGGGCAGACTCGATCCTACTCGAAGCCGCACAGGCCTTCTCCGACAAGGACACCGCACGTGCTCAACAAATACTCTGGACGCTCAacgagctctcttcaccatacGGAGATACCGATCAGAAACTCGCTTCTTACTTCCTCCAAGCTCTCTTCAACCGCATGACCGGTTCAGGCGAACGATGCTACCGAACCATGGTCACCGCTGCATCCACAGAGAAGACTTGCTCCTTCGAGTCAACGCGCAAGACCGTGCTCAAGTTCCAAGAGGTTAGCCCGTGGGCCACGTTTGGACACGTTGCGGCAAATGGAGCGATCTTGGAAGCAGTAGACGGAGAGGCAAAGATCCACATCGTTGACATAAGTTCGACGTTTTGCACTCAATGGCCAACTCTTCTAGAAGCTTTAGCCACGAGGTCAGACGACACGCCACACCTAAGGCTAACCACAGTAGTGGTCGCTAATAAATTCGTCAACGATCAAACGGCGTCGCATCGGATGATGAAAGAGCTTGGGAACCGAATGGAGAAGTTCGCTAGGCTCATGGGAgttccttttaaatttaacattattCATCACGTTGGAGATTTGTCCGAATTTGATCTCAACGAGCTCGATGTTAAAGCAGACGAGGTCTTGGCCATCAACTGCGTAGGCGCGATGCATGGGATCGCGCCTCGTGGAAACCCTAGAGACGCTGTGATATCTAACTTCCGACGGTTAAGGCCGAGGATTGTGACCATCATCGAAGAAGAAGCTGATCTtttcggagaagaagaaggctttGACGATGAGTTCTTGAGATCTTTTGGAGAATGCCTGcgttggtttagggtttgtttcgAGTCGTTGGAAGAGA
This DNA window, taken from Raphanus sativus cultivar WK10039 unplaced genomic scaffold, ASM80110v3 Scaffold1173, whole genome shotgun sequence, encodes the following:
- the LOC108825681 gene encoding protein SHORT-ROOT codes for the protein MDTLFRLVSLQQQQQSDSIITNQSSLSRTSTTTSGSPQTAYHYNYNNLPPNDLVEECYNLFMDEEDLSSSSSHHHNNNPNSYYSPFTTPTQYHPATSSTPSSTAAAAALASPYSSSGHHNDPSAFSIPQTPPSFDVSSNAKWADSILLEAAQAFSDKDTARAQQILWTLNELSSPYGDTDQKLASYFLQALFNRMTGSGERCYRTMVTAASTEKTCSFESTRKTVLKFQEVSPWATFGHVAANGAILEAVDGEAKIHIVDISSTFCTQWPTLLEALATRSDDTPHLRLTTVVVANKFVNDQTASHRMMKELGNRMEKFARLMGVPFKFNIIHHVGDLSEFDLNELDVKADEVLAINCVGAMHGIAPRGNPRDAVISNFRRLRPRIVTIIEEEADLFGEEEGFDDEFLRSFGECLRWFRVCFESLEESFPRTSNERLMLERVAGRAIVDLVACEPSGSTERRETARKWSRRMRNGGFGAVGYSDEVADDVRALLRRYKEGVWSMVPCSDATGIFLCWRDQPVVWASAWRPT